The following is a genomic window from Rhodoferax sp. PAMC 29310.
TGGACGGCCTCAACCACCCGTGGGTCCATGACTCGGAACCACAACGGCGGCAGATAGCTAGCAAAAACATGCCGAAGTAACCCGAGGGAAGCCTGGGAAAATCGCGCAGTGACTGGTAGCTGCGCCCCGGGTGGGCGTGGCAATGCCTCGACCTTAAGCCTCACCCCTTGTAAGCCATGGTTGGATGAGGTTTGATATGTAGATTTGGTCTTGCTGATTTTCGACCGGGTCTGCGTTTGTGTGAATTTGCGCCGAGCAAACCAAAGGCTTTCTCCAGCAAGGCAGCCAGACACTCCAGTCCGATCACCAATCTGGGCAAGATTCGCTGCAAACACGCACCCGCATAGGCCCAAAAACGGGTACTCGCCGTTTCTAGTTGTCTGACCGGTTACGCTGCACTCCTGTCAACGTTCTTTACGCCGCCAATGTCAGCAATATGATTCAGTCGAGGTGAATTGAAGGGCGGCTATATGGAACTCCGCGGTTAATCCGGTGAGTTTTCCATGTTGGGTTCTAAGACCGGTATCGGGCAGGCATTTCGCCGAAATGAAATTCGGCTTTGGGCACGATGCCGAAGTTCATGAACGGCCGGTTGTTGGCAGTGAGCTGTACTGGCCCAAAGGAGTCGGTCTGGTGACAATTTCAACGTTGACGATCTACCGCACGACGGATTCGATCAAAGGCAGTTGTTTGAAGACTGCTTCATGAGCATTTGGTTCGGAGTGGTCACACCGTCGAGATCCAGAAAGAGCATCATGATGTTGGACCGGTCGTAGCATTGACTCTTAGATTCCCAATCTTTGCGTTCGTTGCCCATAGTTATCCTGAGTTTTTACAAACTCAGGATAACGTCTCAATCCGCTGGATGGGCTCCATGAAGGTGCGCCAAGCATGGTCGCCAACCTTCAGCGCCCGCGCATCGGCCAGAGCATGGTGTGGGGGCCAGTCTTTGGTGTAGGTTTGGTTTAGTGCCTGCTCAAATACCGGGTGCGTGATGGTATGACTGTCCAGATACAGCTGTTTAGCGAAGTCATTAGGCGGCTTACTGTGAGGTCGCCCAAGCATGGCGACAGCCAGCAACCTCCAATCCCACTCATAATCATAAATAACAGTGGCGGGTTCTGGCAACTGTTTGAACCATTCCCGCACCCTGTCGGTTAGTTGTGGACGGCTACAAGCCGAATCAGGCACGCGGCCCAGCAAGGGCAGCACGGTGTCATTCACAAAGTCGCTGCAATCCTGCGGGTAGTAGTCGGTTCGCTCGGCGTAAAACTCGCGTCCATCCTCACTCACCAGCGCGATGCTGATGAGGTCAGGTCGGGCGAATTTTGTAAATTCGGTGTCAAGGAAAACTAGCATGGCTCGGATTTGTTGGCGCCGTTTGAATCTTGACATGCAGAGGTGCGGCAGAAATTTTGGACTGGTTTATGCCATAAGTCCGAAGATGTTTTTTTTAATTGTCATATCTTCTCACCGCCCTGCAGTACATCAAAGTGTGCCCCTGTCCTTTCAGTGGTTTACTGGCCCTTCGTTGCGACCACTTTTCCTCAATGTCGAAGTTGCAGCCCTCACCGTCAATGACCGTTTCCACCCGATTGCCGACCGCTCAAAGCCCGCCTCAATAAACCACAACCCGTTCAAAAAATCCGTTAAGCCCGTGCCACCGGCATATCCGCCCAGCAGGTGGTGTAGCCGGGCGTGCGCCGCTCTTGCTTCATGGCCCAAACCCGGTTGTCACTCGCCAGTCCGGCACTGGCCAGCAGGACGGTGCCCCGGCCGTATCGCAGATTCAGGCCATCGAGGGTTGTCATCAACCGCCCCCGGTCTTCTTCCTCATCTTCTTCCAGTGCCAGTTCACCCTGCTGCACCGTGTCAGGCTGCAAGCCCAGCAGCATGACGCCAGCCTTGGCCAGCTTGAATCCAGGGCGGTAGATGGCCGCCAGCCCGTTGAGCGCAGCGGTGACGATCACGGCGGTGTCGGCACTGGGCCGGCGCAGCGGTACGGTGGTGGAGCGACTGTATTGAGCGTCTTGGCGAAATGGACTGGTGCGAATGAATACCAGCACCTGACTGACCAGGCTTCTTTGCTTGCGAAGTTTCACCGCTGCCCGGCTGGCAAAGTCTGTCACGGCTTCATTCAGGTCCGCCAACTCGGTCACTGGATGACCAAAGGAGCGGGTACAGGCAATCTCCTGCTTAGGCTTGGGTGCGTGCTCCAGCTCGATACACGACGTGCCCTGCAGCTCCCGGACGGTACGCTCCACCACCACGCCCCAGCGGCTGCGCACCATGGCTGCGTCCAGTCCGGCCAGTTTCAGCACCGTGGTGATGCCTGCAGCATTGAGTTGTTTGCTGAGCTGGCGGCCCACGCCCCAGACTTCGTTGATCGCGGTGGCGGCCAACACGGCATCGAGTTCAGTCGGCGCCAAGGCGCTCAGGTCGCAGACCTGGGCCAGGTGCTCCGGATAGCTGCCGGGCTTGCGTTCGGCGGTCTTGGCCACGTAGTTGCCCAGCTTCGCCAAAGTCTTGGTGGCGCCAATGCCAATGCCGCAGGGGATGCCGACCCACTGCAGGATGCGCGAGCGTATCTTGTGGCTGCGCACCGTCAGGTCGCCCCGCACGCCCGTCATGTCGATAAACGACTCGTCAATCGAGTAAATCTCCTGCTGCGGGCCTAGGCCGGCGGCGAGACTCATCATGCGGTCGCTCAAGTCACCATACAGGGCAAAGTTAGCCGACAGTGCGACCAACCCGTCAGAGTCGGCCAGGTGCTTGATCTTGAACCAGGGTGCCCCCATGGCAATGCCCAGGGCCTTGGCTTCGTTGCTGCGAGCGATAGCACAGCCGTCGTTGTTGGACAGCACCACCACTGGTCGGTCCTGCAGGCTGGGGCGAAAGACGCGCTCACAGCTCACGTAAAAGTTGTTGCCGTCCACCAAGGCGTACATGGGGCAGCACTCAGACGCGAAACTGCTTGATGGCGGCGATCACCACCCCCCAGATTTCCAGCGTCTGGCCATCTTTGGGAGTGATGTCGGCAAAGGTGGGGTTGGCGGCCTTGAGTTTGATGCGCCCGCCGCGCTGGTACAGGGTCTTGCACACAAAGTCGCCATCAACCACGGCCACCACCACCTGCCCGGAGCGCGGCGTGATGGCACGGTCCACCATCACCACATCGTTGTCAAAGATGCCCGCCTCAATCATGGATTCACCACGCACCCGCAGCAAATAGGTGGCCTGAGGGTGGCGCATCAACTGCGCCATCAAGTCAACCCGCTGCACGACATGGTCCTCGGCAGGCGAGGGAAAGCCAGCCGTGATCCGGCATGGCAGTGCATTTACCCAGAGTGGGGCCTGGGAAATTGGGACAGGCGTGTGGAGGTCTAGG
Proteins encoded in this region:
- a CDS encoding 3'-5' exoribonuclease, yielding MLVFLDTEFTKFARPDLISIALVSEDGREFYAERTDYYPQDCSDFVNDTVLPLLGRVPDSACSRPQLTDRVREWFKQLPEPATVIYDYEWDWRLLAVAMLGRPHSKPPNDFAKQLYLDSHTITHPVFEQALNQTYTKDWPPHHALADARALKVGDHAWRTFMEPIQRIETLS
- a CDS encoding Y-family DNA polymerase; translation: MYALVDGNNFYVSCERVFRPSLQDRPVVVLSNNDGCAIARSNEAKALGIAMGAPWFKIKHLADSDGLVALSANFALYGDLSDRMMSLAAGLGPQQEIYSIDESFIDMTGVRGDLTVRSHKIRSRILQWVGIPCGIGIGATKTLAKLGNYVAKTAERKPGSYPEHLAQVCDLSALAPTELDAVLAATAINEVWGVGRQLSKQLNAAGITTVLKLAGLDAAMVRSRWGVVVERTVRELQGTSCIELEHAPKPKQEIACTRSFGHPVTELADLNEAVTDFASRAAVKLRKQRSLVSQVLVFIRTSPFRQDAQYSRSTTVPLRRPSADTAVIVTAALNGLAAIYRPGFKLAKAGVMLLGLQPDTVQQGELALEEDEEEDRGRLMTTLDGLNLRYGRGTVLLASAGLASDNRVWAMKQERRTPGYTTCWADMPVARA
- a CDS encoding LexA family transcriptional regulator yields the protein MSHAILDLHTPVPISQAPLWVNALPCRITAGFPSPAEDHVVQRVDLMAQLMRHPQATYLLRVRGESMIEAGIFDNDVVMVDRAITPRSGQVVVAVVDGDFVCKTLYQRGGRIKLKAANPTFADITPKDGQTLEIWGVVIAAIKQFRV